The genomic region TTCGAAGACAATGATGTAAAGATTGTTGTTGACAAGCGTAGCGTTTTATATCTGGCGGGAACCATTCTGGAGTATTCAGGTGGTTTGAACGGCAAGGGTTTTGTATTTAATAATCCTAACGCACAGAGAACCTGCGGATGCGGTGAAAGTTTTTCACTGTAAACTATTCAGATTTCAGAATGTGATTTAATCATTTTGAAATTTGGCAAAATGCAGTAATTGATCTGCAGAAGAGTTATTTTAAAGGTGATTGATTCAGTTTAATTTGAACTCAAAGCCTTAAATATTGAATAAAGAAACATGGCATATACTGAAGACGATTTAAAGAAAGAGCTCGAAACCAAAGAGTATGAGTATGGATTTTATACAGATATAGAATCTGATACTTTTCCGGTGGGCTTGAACGAGGATATCGTGCGGGCAATTTCTAAAAAGAAAGAGGAACCGGAATGGATGACGGAATGGCGCCTTGAAGCTTATCGCGCCTGGGAAGATATGATCGAACCGGAATGGGCTAATGTGCATTATCCAAAACCGGACTTTCAAAATATCTCTTATTATTCCGCACCTAATAAAAAACCTAAGTACGATAGTTTAGATGAGGTAGACCCTGAATTACTGGACACCTTTAAAAAACTTGGTATTTCCCTGGATGAGCAAAAGAAGCTTGCCGGAGTTGCGGTAGATGTGGTAATGGATTCAGTTTCGGTTACTACTACTTTCAAAAAGACCTTGGCAGAGAAAGGAATTATTTTCTGTTCAATTTCTGAGGCGATCAAAGAGCATCCGGAATTGGTTAAAAAATATTTGGGTACGGTAGTTCCAAAGAAGGATAATTTTTATGCGGCTTTAAATTCAGCTGTATTTAGTGACGGATCTTTCTGTTACATTCCGAAAGGAGTTAGATGTCCTATGGAACTTTCTACTTATTTCAGGATCAACCAGGCCGGTACCGGGCAGTTCGAAAGAACTCTTGTAGTGGCAGATGAAGATAGTTATGTAAGCTACCTTGAAGGTTGTACAGCGCCATCGCGTGATGAGAATCAACTTCATGCGGCAGTGGTAGAGCTGGTAGCCTTAGATGGTTCTGAGATAAAATACAGTACGGTTCAAAACTGGTTCCCTGGAAATAAAGAGGGTAAAGGAGGAGTTTTCAATTTCGTTACTAAAAGAGGGCTTTGTGAGAAAAACGCGAAGATCTCCTGGACGCAGGTAGAGACCGGTTCAGCTGTAACATGGAAATATCCTAGTTGTATCCTTAAAGGAGATAACTCGGTAGGAGAATTTTACTCTATCGCTGTAACCAATAATTTTCAGCAGGCAGATACAGGTACCAAAATGATCCACCTTGGTAAGAATACTAAGAGTACGATCATTTCAAAAGGTATTTCTGCCGGTAAATCACAAAACTCTTATCGTGGTCTGGTTCAGATCAACGGTCGTGCAGAAAATGCAAGGAACTTCTCGCAATGTGATTCCCTGTTGATGGGGAATAAATGTGGGGCTCATACTTTCCCTTATATCGAGGTTAAGAATAAATCTGCACAGGTGGAGCACGAGGCGACTACCAGTAAGATCGGGGAAGACCAGATATTCTATTGTAATCAGCGTGGAATTGATACTGAAAAAGCGATCGCTTTGATCGTAAATGGTTTTAGTAAAGAAGTGCTGAACAAGCTACCAATGGAATTTGCAGTAGAAGCACAAAAACTTTTAGAGATTTCACTTGAAGGATCAGTTGGATAATCAAAACACCTGTGAGATCTGTGTTATGAAGAAGTTATTTGGATTATTGATAATTAGTATAATGCTTTTCTCCTGTCAGGATGAAGAACGAAGAGACCTTATGGATGGGCCGGAAGTTGAAAAAGTTCCGGATAGCATTCAGGTTCTTGAAGGAGAATTCATTTACGCAGCAGATGCTGCAGTTTTAAGAGGAGATACTTTTGTATATGGGGTGACCCTGGACTCAATGGCTAATGTGCTTTCAGAAAAAATTGCACCTCTTAAAAATGATGATTTTGATATGATCCCGGTAACGGTAAAAGCTAAAATTGTACCGAACCCTGAACAAGAAGGTTGGGCCGAGGTGATAGAGATCAGGGAGATCATAGAGATCCCTGAAAGTGAGAAAGTGACAGATACGATTAAAGAATAAAAGAATAATAAAACTATCTGCTACGGCAGATTCAGAATTGATAGACATGCTTAAAATAAAGAATTTACACGCCAGCATAGAAGATAAGGAGATACTTAAAGGAATTAACCTGGAGATAAATCCGGGAGAAGTTCACGCAATCATGGGACCTAACGGTTCTGGTAAAAGTACCTTATCGTCTGTAATTGCAGGAAGGGAAGAATATGAAATGACCGAAGGTGAATTGATCTTTGAAGGTTCAGATCTTAGTGAAATGGACCCGGAAGAAAGAGCACATAAAGGCATCTTTCTTTCTTTTCAATACCCGGTGGAAATTCCAGGAGTTTCAGTAACAAATTTCATTAAGACTGCGATCAATGCTCAGCGTAAAGCGCATGGGAAAGAAGATATGCCGGCGAATGAAATGCTGAAACTTATCCGTGAGAAGTCTGAAATGCTTGAGATAGATCGTAAGTTCTTATCCCGTTCCCTTAATCAGGGATTCTCTGGTGGTGAGAAGAAACGTAACGAGATCTTCCAGATGGCAATTCTGGACCCAAAATTATCTATTCTTGATGAGACAGATTCAGGTCTGGATATCGATGCTTTAAAAGTGGTGGCTAACGGAGTGAATAAGCTTAGAAGAGAAGACAACGCAGTATTGCTTATTACGCACTATCAAAGACTGTTGGATTATATCGTACCAGATGTGGTTCACGTGATGGTAGATGGAAAGATCGTGAAGTCTGGCGGAAAAGAGCTGGCCCACGAACTTGAGGAAAGAGGCTACGATTGGGTAAAGCCGGAAAAAACAGTTTAAATAATTCAGAATTGAGCATTCAATACGCCCGGAAAAGGGATTATTGACTTTTAAATTTTGAAATTGAAATTGAACAAAATGGAATTAAAAGATAAACTTATCTCCTCTTTTTTAGCTTTCGAAGAAGGTCTTGAGCCAGATAGCGGCATGGATCTTATAAGAAATCAGGCGATCAAGGATTTTGAAGAACTTGGTTTCCCGAATAAAAAGGATGAGAACTGGAAATATACTTCGCTTAACTCAGTTCTTAAACATGACTATAGCGTATTCCCGAAGAAAGAAGAAGCAATAGAATACCGTGATATCAAGAAATATCTTATCCATGATATAGATACTTATGACCTGGTATTTATCGACGGCATTTTTTCTTCACATCTTTCGCAAACAACTCATGATAAGATCGATGTTTGCTTGATGTCTTCGGCATTAACAAAAGATAAATACAGACCGGTTATTGAGAATTACTTTAATAAAGTGGCTCCAAAATCTGGTTTGAATTCTTTGAACACCGCTTTCTCAAGAGAGGGCGCTTTCATACACATTCACAAGAACAAGCTTGCCGATAAGCC from Gramella sp. MT6 harbors:
- the sufB gene encoding Fe-S cluster assembly protein SufB, giving the protein MAYTEDDLKKELETKEYEYGFYTDIESDTFPVGLNEDIVRAISKKKEEPEWMTEWRLEAYRAWEDMIEPEWANVHYPKPDFQNISYYSAPNKKPKYDSLDEVDPELLDTFKKLGISLDEQKKLAGVAVDVVMDSVSVTTTFKKTLAEKGIIFCSISEAIKEHPELVKKYLGTVVPKKDNFYAALNSAVFSDGSFCYIPKGVRCPMELSTYFRINQAGTGQFERTLVVADEDSYVSYLEGCTAPSRDENQLHAAVVELVALDGSEIKYSTVQNWFPGNKEGKGGVFNFVTKRGLCEKNAKISWTQVETGSAVTWKYPSCILKGDNSVGEFYSIAVTNNFQQADTGTKMIHLGKNTKSTIISKGISAGKSQNSYRGLVQINGRAENARNFSQCDSLLMGNKCGAHTFPYIEVKNKSAQVEHEATTSKIGEDQIFYCNQRGIDTEKAIALIVNGFSKEVLNKLPMEFAVEAQKLLEISLEGSVG
- the sufC gene encoding Fe-S cluster assembly ATPase SufC gives rise to the protein MLKIKNLHASIEDKEILKGINLEINPGEVHAIMGPNGSGKSTLSSVIAGREEYEMTEGELIFEGSDLSEMDPEERAHKGIFLSFQYPVEIPGVSVTNFIKTAINAQRKAHGKEDMPANEMLKLIREKSEMLEIDRKFLSRSLNQGFSGGEKKRNEIFQMAILDPKLSILDETDSGLDIDALKVVANGVNKLRREDNAVLLITHYQRLLDYIVPDVVHVMVDGKIVKSGGKELAHELEERGYDWVKPEKTV